A single region of the Elizabethkingia sp. JS20170427COW genome encodes:
- a CDS encoding DUF6443 domain-containing protein, with protein sequence MFLNVTVFGEDYNLEAVTTSSTTAKQLQEVTYYDGLGRPMQSIRVQSSPLGKDIVTPVEYDNFGRQTKQWLGLPQSSTSNGAFYSAPSSSIASSLYADPLLYAEKELENSPLDRVLQQASPGNSWSLSSGKTIRYGYEANKANEVKKLVTTTVWNSSSAMQSILKISAENNAYAASGYYAANTLYKNTVTDEDGNTTTEFKNGAGQTLLVRKKEGNTTLDTYYVYNEYQLLAFVLSPKASAVIQTLGGGAEVSGSILDGLCYQYRYDGKKRLVEKKLPGKGWEYNVYDTQDRLVLTQDAYLRTASQQFHSAGWLFNKYDLYGRVVYTGFFASTASRASMQTTFNNMSLPNVEKRLSSPSVSLQGLALYYSKNNFPNENLTLLSVNYYDTYPVDTPTIPGEVIGQGVLPQNPQTLGISTQSLPTASYLKNIENDEWTKSYTLYDTKGRAVATYSYNALGGYTKTESLLDFSGTPQQTLTHHKKSSQDSEVSIVENFTYDGQNRLTHHYHQVNSGSNELLSQNTYDELGRLSNKKVGHLLQSIDYSYNVRGWLTKVNNPAALGNHLFAYELRYEAPKETLLKRYNGNISEMDWATHSDGVLRRYGYSYDHLNRLTKASFQEPNTTIPRNNFYNEQLSYDVNGNITSLQRFQKPVSGTTAMMIDHLQYTYTANSNLLTQITDSSGNYLGYPIGGGAISYDANGNMTQMADKNISNITYNFLHLPQQITYAGNNISYTYRADGLKLKKVVGTNRVDYLDGFQYANNILQFIPTSEGYYDFVNNRYVYHYTDHLGNVRVSYYRNGSSPTILEESNYYPFGLKHEGYNNYAGNPNYQYKYNGKELQETGMYDYGWRQYMPDIGRWISVDPLAELSTRWSPYAYAYNNPIRFIDPDGRFAFPPNNDGGYKNGQIWTDSDGSWERTNGGWESKTEGQSSVIDEVVLTGKKNGGSVSFADAYSKDNKSGFHLLSAGYNHYGQYGAFESNLKLLSGEVTNHTFTGALPMALDVDAKASVLSAKVGGRLGTQNFNVYGEASGSELSARANLTIGVLIGENQKYGVANSAGIGASVLEGKVNGGVTIFGVRIGAEAKGCLECAKAEYKYEFYYDNKAGRLRINIGAGLGLGAGAGLGGNLDIPIR encoded by the coding sequence ATATTTTTAAATGTTACAGTTTTTGGGGAAGATTACAACTTAGAAGCCGTTACCACCAGTAGTACTACGGCAAAGCAACTTCAGGAGGTCACTTACTACGATGGTTTGGGCAGGCCTATGCAATCTATACGGGTGCAATCCAGTCCTTTGGGTAAAGATATTGTTACCCCTGTAGAATATGATAACTTTGGGAGGCAAACCAAGCAATGGTTAGGTTTACCCCAGAGTTCTACCAGTAACGGAGCTTTTTATAGTGCACCTTCTTCAAGCATTGCGTCAAGCCTCTATGCAGATCCCCTTCTGTATGCAGAAAAAGAACTCGAAAACTCCCCTTTGGACAGAGTGTTGCAACAAGCATCTCCGGGAAATTCTTGGTCTTTATCTTCTGGAAAAACCATACGATACGGATACGAAGCCAATAAAGCGAACGAAGTAAAAAAATTGGTAACCACCACTGTGTGGAATAGCTCATCTGCTATGCAAAGCATCTTGAAGATTTCTGCCGAAAATAATGCCTATGCAGCCTCAGGCTATTATGCAGCCAACACTTTATATAAAAATACCGTTACCGATGAAGATGGAAATACCACTACTGAATTTAAAAACGGAGCGGGACAAACCCTTTTGGTGAGGAAAAAGGAGGGGAATACTACCTTGGACACTTACTATGTGTATAATGAGTATCAGCTTTTGGCTTTTGTACTCTCACCAAAAGCCTCGGCGGTTATACAGACCTTAGGAGGTGGGGCAGAGGTTTCGGGAAGCATACTAGATGGGCTCTGCTATCAATACAGATACGATGGGAAAAAGCGATTAGTAGAAAAAAAACTACCTGGCAAAGGCTGGGAATATAATGTATATGATACACAAGACCGACTGGTTCTTACACAAGATGCCTACTTGAGAACAGCCTCACAACAATTTCATAGTGCAGGATGGTTGTTTAACAAGTATGATCTCTATGGAAGGGTTGTTTATACAGGATTTTTCGCGAGTACAGCATCAAGAGCCTCTATGCAGACGACCTTTAATAACATGAGTCTTCCTAATGTAGAGAAAAGGCTCAGCTCTCCATCAGTAAGCTTACAAGGATTGGCTTTGTATTACAGTAAAAATAATTTTCCTAACGAAAATCTCACCTTGCTTTCAGTCAACTATTATGATACCTATCCTGTGGATACTCCCACAATCCCCGGAGAGGTAATAGGGCAGGGTGTTCTTCCACAAAATCCTCAGACTTTAGGTATTAGTACCCAAAGCCTGCCTACGGCTTCCTATCTTAAAAATATTGAAAATGACGAATGGACGAAAAGCTATACCCTATACGATACCAAAGGTCGTGCAGTAGCCACTTATAGCTACAATGCTCTGGGAGGCTATACCAAGACCGAAAGTCTGCTAGATTTTTCAGGCACACCCCAACAGACCCTAACCCACCATAAAAAAAGCTCACAAGATAGCGAAGTTTCTATCGTTGAAAACTTTACCTATGATGGACAAAACCGCCTTACCCATCACTACCATCAGGTTAACTCCGGGAGCAACGAGCTGCTCTCCCAAAACACCTATGATGAGCTGGGCAGGCTTAGCAACAAAAAGGTAGGCCATCTCTTACAGTCTATAGACTACAGTTACAACGTACGGGGGTGGCTTACTAAAGTAAACAACCCTGCAGCATTGGGGAATCATCTTTTTGCCTATGAGCTGAGATATGAAGCTCCTAAAGAGACACTTTTAAAACGCTATAATGGCAACATTAGCGAGATGGATTGGGCTACCCACAGCGATGGAGTCCTCAGACGATACGGATATAGCTATGATCATCTAAACCGCCTAACAAAAGCATCTTTTCAAGAGCCTAATACAACCATCCCCAGGAATAACTTCTATAACGAGCAACTCAGCTATGATGTTAATGGGAATATTACCTCTTTACAACGCTTCCAAAAGCCTGTATCTGGGACTACTGCCATGATGATAGACCACCTGCAATACACCTATACGGCTAACAGCAATCTGCTAACACAGATTACCGATAGTAGTGGTAATTACCTAGGTTATCCCATAGGAGGTGGAGCCATCTCTTATGATGCCAATGGAAACATGACGCAAATGGCAGATAAAAATATAAGCAACATAACGTATAATTTCTTACATTTACCCCAACAAATAACATATGCAGGGAATAACATTAGCTATACCTATAGAGCAGACGGTCTTAAATTAAAAAAAGTAGTTGGTACAAATAGGGTAGATTACCTTGATGGTTTTCAGTATGCAAATAACATCTTACAGTTTATCCCTACTTCGGAGGGATATTATGATTTTGTTAACAATAGATATGTGTATCACTATACCGACCATTTGGGAAATGTAAGAGTGAGCTATTATAGAAATGGAAGCTCACCAACTATTTTAGAGGAAAGTAACTATTATCCTTTTGGGCTAAAGCACGAAGGATATAATAACTACGCAGGAAACCCTAATTATCAATACAAGTACAACGGAAAGGAGCTACAGGAGACCGGCATGTATGATTACGGCTGGCGTCAATATATGCCTGACATTGGACGTTGGATATCGGTTGACCCGCTGGCGGAGCTTTCAACTCGTTGGAGTCCATATGCTTATGCTTATAACAACCCAATACGATTCATCGACCCTGACGGAAGATTTGCGTTTCCACCTAATAATGATGGAGGCTACAAGAATGGGCAAATTTGGACAGATAGCGATGGAAGTTGGGAAAGGACAAATGGGGGTTGGGAATCTAAAACAGAAGGACAATCTTCTGTTATTGATGAAGTTGTTCTAACAGGCAAAAAAAATGGAGGCTCAGTATCTTTTGCTGATGCATATTCGAAAGATAATAAATCAGGATTTCATTTACTTTCTGCAGGATATAACCATTATGGGCAGTACGGAGCATTTGAAAGTAATTTAAAATTATTGAGTGGAGAAGTAACTAACCATACTTTTACAGGAGCGTTACCAATGGCTCTTGATGTAGATGCGAAAGCATCTGTATTATCGGCTAAAGTAGGAGGTCGATTAGGAACACAAAATTTCAATGTATACGGAGAAGCTTCTGGAAGTGAATTGAGTGCACGAGCAAACTTAACAATAGGTGTGTTGATTGGAGAAAATCAAAAATATGGAGTGGCTAATTCTGCAGGGATTGGAGCGTCTGTTTTAGAAGGTAAAGTAAATGGCGGTGTTACAATTTTTGGTGTTAGGATTGGAGCGGAAGCAAAAGGATGTTTAGAATGTGCAAAAGCAGAATATAAATATGAATTTTATTATGATAATAAAGCGGGTAGATTGCGGATTAATATAGGAGCGGGACTTGGTTTAGGAGCAGGAGCGGGATTAGGAGGAAATTTAGATATTCCTATAAGGTAA
- a CDS encoding RHS repeat-associated core domain-containing protein, with translation MADKNISNITYNFLHLPQQITHAGNNISYTYRADGLKLKKVVGTNRVDYLDGFQYANNILQFIPTSEGYYDFVNNRYVYHYTDHLGNVRVSYYRNGSSPTILEESNYYPFGLQHEGYNNYAGNPNYQYKYNGKELQETGMYDYGARMYMPDIGRFGTQDALGEMYYSYSPYGYVANNPIKFIDPTGMWIDIKDGDNTYRYNNGKLYTQNAETQKWDVEATVTGDSYAGQILSAFPLIGKS, from the coding sequence ATGGCAGATAAAAATATAAGCAACATAACGTATAATTTCTTACATTTACCCCAGCAAATAACACATGCAGGGAATAACATTAGCTATACCTACAGAGCAGACGGTCTTAAATTAAAAAAAGTAGTTGGTACAAATAGGGTAGATTACCTTGATGGTTTTCAGTACGCAAATAATATCTTACAGTTTATTCCTACTTCGGAGGGATATTATGATTTTGTTAACAATAGATATGTGTATCACTATACCGACCATTTGGGAAATGTAAGAGTGAGCTATTATAGAAATGGAAGCTCACCAACTATTTTAGAGGAAAGTAACTATTATCCTTTTGGGCTACAGCACGAAGGGTATAATAACTACGCAGGAAACCCTAATTATCAATACAAGTACAACGGCAAGGAACTTCAAGAGACTGGGATGTATGATTACGGAGCAAGGATGTATATGCCAGATATCGGAAGATTTGGAACGCAAGATGCTTTAGGAGAAATGTATTATAGTTATAGTCCTTATGGATATGTTGCAAATAATCCGATAAAATTTATCGACCCTACAGGAATGTGGATTGATATTAAAGACGGTGACAATACATATCGTTATAATAACGGAAAACTTTATACACAGAATGCAGAAACACAAAAATGGGATGTAGAAGCAACTGTAACAGGAGATAGTTATGCCGGTCAAATATTGTCTGCTTTTCCTCTTATTGGAAAGTCTTGA
- a CDS encoding polyketide cyclase: MKWIKLLLFISVFVLGVYSASMFFVEKFQSFKVEKVVDFPLDKVYAQFINPQNLSEWNVFTDNNDQLSYTYFSPYEGLGSSLKYINRKDSTERGDLFIRYVKPNQGIKYQLFKDKERKPYLIDVAFKALSDKQTQITWQVRTPSREFLERSLNLLYEENFNTRVGKSMANLHSVLMNKVDKEERLNALKFDTLMFERQSKQLLIGLNTSGNNKKGGDLYHSVSQDYHKLHAYLTKDLMKKEDEFGEIQVLYKVANLKNKELPYFIGSEMSKEQRLSDPNFSFREVKESYKIIAYYKGAYDARKSLIYKMIKEAETQKYTIGEISEMFLKPLDESGEVTLKISLEIYR, from the coding sequence ATGAAGTGGATTAAACTCCTTTTGTTTATTTCGGTATTTGTGTTGGGAGTCTATTCAGCCTCGATGTTTTTCGTGGAAAAGTTCCAAAGTTTTAAAGTGGAGAAAGTAGTGGATTTTCCATTGGATAAAGTGTATGCCCAATTTATTAATCCTCAAAACTTATCCGAATGGAATGTGTTTACGGATAATAATGACCAATTGTCTTACACTTATTTTTCTCCTTATGAAGGACTAGGGAGCTCTTTGAAATATATTAATAGAAAAGATTCTACAGAAAGGGGAGATCTCTTTATACGATATGTGAAACCTAACCAGGGTATTAAGTATCAATTGTTTAAAGATAAAGAAAGGAAACCTTATTTAATTGATGTTGCTTTTAAAGCATTGTCTGATAAACAAACCCAAATTACTTGGCAGGTGAGAACCCCGTCTAGAGAATTTTTAGAACGATCTCTAAACCTCTTGTATGAAGAAAATTTTAATACCAGAGTAGGAAAAAGTATGGCAAATCTTCATTCTGTTTTGATGAATAAGGTAGATAAAGAAGAGAGGCTAAATGCTTTGAAATTTGATACTTTAATGTTTGAAAGGCAATCTAAACAGCTGCTGATAGGTTTAAATACTAGTGGTAACAACAAAAAAGGGGGAGATTTATACCATTCGGTTTCTCAGGATTATCATAAATTACATGCTTATCTCACCAAAGATTTAATGAAAAAAGAAGATGAGTTTGGGGAAATCCAAGTTTTGTATAAAGTAGCCAATTTAAAAAATAAAGAGCTACCGTACTTTATTGGCTCTGAAATGAGCAAAGAGCAGCGTCTTTCGGATCCTAATTTTAGTTTTAGAGAGGTGAAAGAGTCTTATAAAATAATCGCTTATTACAAGGGAGCTTATGATGCAAGAAAATCTTTAATTTATAAGATGATAAAAGAGGCTGAAACCCAAAAATATACTATTGGAGAAATATCGGAAATGTTCTTAAAACCACTAGATGAATCTGGAGAGGTCACACTAAAAATAAGCCTAGAAATTTACCGTTAA
- the fabF gene encoding beta-ketoacyl-ACP synthase II: MKRVVVTGLGTINPLGYNVEDTWKKLINGESAATNVSHFNTEKFRSQVACEVKNFDPKQYFDKSDLKRTDLFTQFALFAADQAVEDSQINTAGIDPFDIGVIWGTGQGGMQTFENEVENYITGEYTPRFNPFFIPKLLVNMASGLISMKYGYQGINYTPVSACATGNTAIMDAYNYIKFGKAKAFITGGSEAGITPASFGGFAALKAMSTRNHEPQKASRPFDIERDGFVMGEGAAALVLEEYEHAKNRGAKIYAEIVGASMTADAHHITTPHPEGIGASKAIERALEEAQLQPEEVDYLNLHATSTQIGDLAELNAVHKVFKNTKNLHLSSTKSMTGHLLGAAAAIEAIFAIKAINDNIVPPTINVENLDPKIPEGINIVINQSLQKEVKVAMSNAFGFGGHNSTVIFKEI, from the coding sequence ATGAAAAGAGTTGTTGTAACCGGCCTTGGAACCATCAATCCTTTAGGTTATAATGTGGAAGATACCTGGAAGAAACTCATCAACGGAGAAAGTGCAGCTACGAATGTAAGCCACTTCAACACTGAGAAATTTCGCTCTCAGGTAGCTTGTGAAGTAAAAAACTTCGACCCTAAACAATATTTTGATAAAAGTGATTTAAAAAGAACCGATTTATTTACTCAATTTGCCTTATTCGCTGCTGACCAAGCGGTTGAGGACTCCCAAATCAACACAGCAGGAATAGACCCTTTTGATATCGGGGTGATTTGGGGTACTGGACAAGGCGGAATGCAAACTTTTGAAAACGAAGTAGAAAACTACATTACTGGCGAGTACACACCGAGATTTAATCCTTTCTTTATCCCCAAATTATTGGTTAACATGGCTTCGGGATTAATCTCGATGAAATATGGCTACCAAGGGATTAACTATACTCCGGTTTCCGCTTGTGCCACTGGGAACACGGCAATTATGGATGCCTACAATTACATCAAATTCGGGAAAGCTAAGGCATTCATTACCGGGGGATCTGAAGCCGGAATCACACCTGCTTCTTTCGGTGGATTTGCCGCTCTTAAGGCCATGTCCACACGAAACCACGAACCTCAAAAAGCCAGCCGACCTTTCGATATTGAGCGTGATGGTTTTGTAATGGGCGAAGGGGCTGCAGCATTGGTGTTGGAAGAATATGAACATGCCAAAAACCGAGGCGCTAAAATCTATGCAGAGATTGTAGGAGCCAGCATGACTGCGGATGCACACCACATCACGACTCCGCATCCCGAAGGCATCGGTGCTTCCAAAGCTATAGAAAGAGCCTTGGAAGAAGCACAATTACAACCCGAAGAAGTGGATTACCTCAACCTTCATGCTACCTCCACTCAAATCGGAGATTTGGCCGAGCTCAATGCGGTACACAAAGTATTTAAAAACACAAAAAATCTGCATCTAAGTTCTACCAAATCCATGACCGGGCATTTATTGGGAGCTGCGGCAGCAATAGAAGCGATTTTTGCCATCAAAGCCATTAACGACAACATTGTTCCGCCAACCATCAATGTAGAAAATCTGGATCCAAAAATTCCGGAGGGAATAAACATCGTCATCAACCAGTCTTTACAAAAAGAAGTAAAAGTGGCCATGAGCAACGCCTTTGGTTTCGGGGGCCACAACAGCACGGTGATATTCAAAGAAATTTAG
- a CDS encoding RHS repeat-associated core domain-containing protein, producing MYFPASEGFYDFENSEYIYQYKYHLDRRGKSTAFPEGYERSSVRVNYTRNSAGVLQQLDTNDYYPFGLNFINPLVPVGVYSPSATYKNYKYNGKELQETGMYDYGARMYMPDIGRWGVQDELSEKFFSNSNYNYVGNNPILIYDPDGRDWYYTNDGQYLYNKDLNRDNASQFFKDNNIEGAKYAFASNVMGSMNYASDGYIYDDSAAGGGKAVENGTLHNIQEIVMTSPGAIEKRNAEAARSRLHEAIANYWGGYAYGITAGYKLGNAGYSLSLLQNFGTGQAKLFGTASAGTEQSFGLTFQLNALSAYGKNPDGTKYKDVFGGALGGGTEASASYIFGGSVSKSTEDNSLLPAPRGTTTTGINLGPSIGGGFSRTSTTDLTPALNRFLKFNWKP from the coding sequence GTGTATTTTCCGGCTTCGGAAGGATTTTATGATTTCGAAAATTCTGAGTATATTTACCAGTACAAATACCATTTGGATAGACGAGGGAAAAGCACGGCTTTTCCTGAAGGCTACGAACGTAGTTCAGTAAGAGTAAACTATACCCGAAACAGCGCAGGTGTTCTTCAGCAATTAGATACGAATGATTATTATCCGTTTGGGTTAAACTTCATCAATCCGCTGGTTCCTGTAGGAGTTTATAGTCCGTCTGCGACGTATAAAAACTACAAGTACAACGGCAAGGAACTTCAAGAGACTGGGATGTATGATTACGGAGCAAGGATGTATATGCCGGATATTGGGAGATGGGGAGTTCAAGACGAATTAAGTGAAAAGTTCTTTAGCAATTCTAACTATAATTATGTAGGAAATAATCCTATTCTTATTTATGATCCGGACGGTAGAGATTGGTATTATACAAATGATGGACAATATCTTTATAATAAGGATTTAAATAGAGATAATGCTTCTCAGTTTTTCAAGGATAATAATATTGAAGGAGCAAAGTATGCATTTGCAAGCAACGTAATGGGAAGTATGAATTATGCATCAGATGGATATATTTATGATGATTCTGCAGCCGGTGGAGGAAAAGCTGTTGAAAATGGAACATTGCATAATATACAAGAAATTGTAATGACAAGTCCGGGAGCTATTGAAAAAAGAAATGCAGAAGCTGCACGTTCACGTCTTCATGAAGCAATAGCCAATTATTGGGGAGGTTATGCATATGGCATTACGGCAGGTTACAAATTAGGTAATGCAGGATATAGTCTTTCTTTACTTCAAAATTTTGGAACAGGTCAAGCCAAATTATTTGGTACAGCATCTGCAGGAACCGAACAAAGTTTTGGTTTGACATTTCAACTAAATGCTTTATCTGCCTATGGTAAAAACCCTGACGGTACCAAATATAAAGATGTTTTCGGAGGAGCATTAGGAGGTGGAACTGAGGCATCAGCTTCATATATTTTTGGAGGTTCAGTAAGCAAAAGTACCGAAGATAATAGTCTACTTCCGGCACCAAGAGGAACTACTACAACTGGTATTAATCTTGGTCCATCTATAGGCGGAGGGTTTTCAAGAACAAGTACGACTGATTTGACCCCCGCACTTAATCGCTTTTTAAAATTTAATTGGAAACCATAG
- a CDS encoding transposase, translating into MCREHSISQPTFYKWKSKYGGLDVQQLTKMKELEKELSQYKKIVAELTLENVVMKDVIAKKL; encoded by the coding sequence ATTTGCCGGGAACACAGCATTAGCCAACCTACATTTTACAAATGGAAAAGCAAATATGGAGGGTTGGACGTGCAGCAGCTCACGAAAATGAAGGAACTGGAAAAGGAGCTTTCGCAGTATAAAAAAATTGTAGCGGAACTTACCCTTGAAAATGTGGTGATGAAAGATGTGATTGCAAAAAAGTTATAA
- a CDS encoding 2-oxoglutarate dehydrogenase E1 component, with amino-acid sequence MDRFSFLNAVHSQFVEDMYQQYLKYPDSLEPSWKSFFQGFDFALENYGDEESAQEIKSFAAQATQSSVNVAEISEDISKEFKVINLIEAYRTRGHLFTKTNPVRERRHWEPTLDIANFGLSSADLTKVFNCATEIGMPAPATLNDIIKHLQSIYCDSIGIEYSHIHNVEEKRFIQQWLRPNENHVQLSKEEKKHVLQRLNQAVAFENYLHTKFVGQKRFSLEGLESLIPALDQVITRSSQLGVDEVVLGMAHRGRLNVLTNIFQKPYKQIFSEFEGKEFTEDIIAGDVKYHLGATKNITTTAGEDVRINLVPNPSHLETVASLVQGITRAKIDQSYQGDTSKILPIIIHGDAAVAGQGIVYEVAQMMTLDGYKTGGSIHIVTNNQVGFTTNYLDARSSIYSTDIAKVTDSPVMHVNADDVEAVVHAMHFAADFRAKFGKDVYIDLLGYRKYGHNEGDEPKFTQPKLYNIIAKHPNPREIYKAKLIQEGVVSDEVIKQIEAEFKALLDVDFDESKEIQKNTMDIFMAEDWKNHPFAERTSPLQKVDTTYPLEQLKALAEKISTLPGDKKFIKKITRLFEARLKMIETNNLDWAMGELLAYATLLAEDYKVRISGEDVERGTFSHRHAVVKTEDNEEEYIPLAQVTSGDKDFQIYNSLLSEYAVLGFDYGYAMASPETLTIWEAQFGDFANGAQIVIDQYLVAAEEKWKVQNGLVMLLPHGSEGQGAEHSSGRVERFLTLCANENIIVANATSPANYFHLLRRQMKSNFRKPLVVMTPKSLLRHPKAVSTLEELAEGSFQPVIDDVTAQAGKVERLVMCSGKLYYELLAKKEELNDEKVALVRLEQLYPLATEQINAIFDKYQAKEFVWAQEEPENMGAWTYILRNFRDRNPQVIAAPASGAPAPGSHKKFDINQKEIINQVFSI; translated from the coding sequence ATGGACAGATTTTCATTCCTAAATGCGGTACATTCTCAGTTTGTAGAAGATATGTACCAGCAATACTTGAAATATCCAGACAGCTTAGAGCCTTCTTGGAAGTCTTTCTTCCAAGGGTTTGATTTCGCATTAGAGAATTATGGTGATGAAGAGTCAGCTCAAGAGATTAAATCTTTTGCGGCTCAAGCTACCCAATCTAGTGTGAATGTAGCGGAGATTTCAGAAGATATTAGCAAAGAATTCAAAGTTATTAATCTTATCGAGGCTTATCGTACTCGTGGACATCTTTTCACAAAAACCAACCCGGTTCGTGAAAGAAGACATTGGGAACCCACCCTTGATATCGCTAATTTTGGTTTAAGCTCAGCAGATTTAACAAAAGTATTTAATTGTGCTACAGAAATAGGAATGCCTGCTCCTGCAACACTTAATGATATCATCAAGCATTTACAAAGTATCTATTGCGATTCTATTGGGATTGAATATAGCCATATTCATAACGTTGAAGAAAAGAGATTTATTCAACAATGGCTTCGCCCGAATGAAAACCACGTACAACTTTCTAAAGAGGAGAAAAAACACGTTCTACAAAGACTTAACCAAGCAGTAGCTTTTGAAAACTACCTTCATACAAAGTTTGTAGGTCAGAAACGTTTTTCATTGGAAGGACTAGAATCCTTAATCCCAGCATTAGATCAGGTAATTACAAGATCTTCTCAACTAGGAGTAGATGAGGTAGTTTTAGGTATGGCTCACAGGGGTCGTCTAAATGTATTGACAAATATTTTCCAAAAACCATACAAGCAAATCTTTAGTGAGTTTGAAGGAAAAGAGTTTACCGAAGATATTATCGCTGGTGACGTGAAATATCACTTGGGAGCTACTAAAAATATTACCACAACTGCAGGAGAGGATGTAAGAATTAACTTAGTGCCTAACCCATCTCACTTAGAGACAGTTGCTTCTTTGGTACAAGGGATTACTCGTGCTAAAATAGACCAATCTTATCAAGGAGATACTTCTAAAATTTTACCAATCATCATCCATGGAGATGCTGCAGTAGCAGGACAAGGTATTGTATATGAAGTAGCTCAGATGATGACTTTGGATGGATACAAAACAGGAGGTTCTATCCATATTGTAACCAATAACCAAGTAGGATTTACCACTAACTATTTAGATGCTCGTTCTTCTATCTATTCTACAGATATTGCTAAAGTTACCGATTCACCAGTAATGCATGTTAACGCAGATGACGTGGAGGCAGTAGTTCATGCAATGCATTTTGCAGCAGATTTTAGAGCTAAATTTGGTAAAGACGTTTATATCGACCTTTTAGGATATAGAAAATACGGTCACAACGAAGGGGATGAGCCTAAATTTACTCAACCTAAATTATACAATATCATTGCTAAACACCCGAACCCAAGAGAAATTTACAAAGCTAAATTAATCCAAGAAGGGGTAGTTTCCGATGAGGTGATTAAACAAATAGAAGCTGAATTTAAAGCTCTTCTAGATGTAGATTTTGATGAGTCTAAAGAAATCCAAAAAAATACAATGGATATCTTTATGGCTGAGGATTGGAAAAACCATCCATTTGCAGAGCGTACATCTCCATTACAAAAAGTAGATACTACTTATCCTTTGGAGCAGCTAAAAGCTTTAGCAGAAAAAATTTCTACTCTTCCAGGAGATAAAAAATTCATTAAGAAAATAACAAGACTATTCGAAGCTCGTCTGAAAATGATTGAAACCAACAATCTAGACTGGGCTATGGGTGAATTGTTAGCATACGCTACTCTTCTTGCAGAAGACTACAAAGTAAGAATTTCTGGAGAAGACGTAGAAAGAGGTACTTTCTCTCACCGTCATGCTGTAGTAAAAACAGAAGATAATGAAGAAGAATATATCCCTCTAGCACAAGTAACTTCAGGAGATAAGGATTTCCAAATCTATAACTCTCTACTTTCTGAATATGCAGTATTAGGTTTTGATTATGGTTACGCAATGGCTTCTCCAGAAACGTTAACAATTTGGGAAGCTCAGTTTGGAGATTTTGCCAATGGAGCACAAATTGTTATTGACCAATATTTGGTAGCTGCTGAAGAAAAATGGAAAGTACAAAACGGATTAGTAATGCTTCTTCCTCATGGTTCTGAAGGTCAAGGTGCTGAGCACTCTTCAGGTAGAGTAGAGCGTTTCTTAACCCTTTGTGCTAACGAAAATATTATCGTAGCGAATGCTACCTCTCCAGCAAACTACTTCCACTTGTTGAGAAGACAGATGAAATCTAACTTTAGAAAACCATTGGTGGTAATGACTCCAAAATCATTATTACGTCACCCTAAAGCGGTTTCTACTTTAGAAGAACTTGCGGAAGGTAGCTTCCAACCAGTAATTGATGATGTAACTGCTCAAGCTGGTAAAGTGGAAAGATTGGTAATGTGTTCTGGTAAGTTGTACTATGAATTGTTGGCGAAAAAAGAAGAGCTAAACGATGAAAAAGTAGCACTTGTAAGATTAGAGCAACTTTACCCTCTTGCTACAGAGCAAATTAATGCTATCTTTGATAAGTATCAAGCAAAAGAATTTGTTTGGGCACAAGAAGAACCAGAGAATATGGGAGCATGGACTTATATCCTAAGAAACTTTAGAGATAGAAATCCTCAGGTGATTGCAGCTCCTGCAAGTGGAGCCCCTGCACCAGGTTCTCATAAAAAATTCGATATTAATCAAAAAGAAATCATTAACCAGGTTTTTTCAATTTGA
- a CDS encoding DUF2149 domain-containing protein codes for MRNRRRISRLRTEEDTDPLSVVVNLFDVAMVFAVALMVAMVMNMNMGEVFSKEDFTVVKNPGKDNMEIITKEGGKIKKYTPSEDTSQAGKKGKK; via the coding sequence ATGAGAAACCGAAGAAGAATTTCGCGTTTGCGAACCGAAGAAGATACCGACCCGCTAAGTGTTGTCGTAAACCTTTTTGATGTGGCCATGGTTTTTGCCGTAGCACTGATGGTGGCCATGGTGATGAACATGAATATGGGAGAAGTTTTCTCTAAAGAAGATTTTACGGTGGTAAAAAATCCGGGCAAAGACAATATGGAAATCATCACCAAAGAAGGAGGCAAAATAAAAAAATACACGCCTTCCGAAGATACATCCCAAGCCGGGAAAAAAGGAAAAAAGTAG